DNA from Candidatus Neptunochlamydia vexilliferae:
TTAAATAGGGAAGTATCTTTTCAAACTGATGGGAAGTTTGAAATTGACACATTTGTTCCAGAAAAAGCAAGAGTCTGCATACGTAAAGTAGGGATAGTAACAACAAATTTAGCATTAGAGTTTCTAGGTAGAATGTTTTTTAAAGATGTGGCGAAAAGGCGGCTTGCTATCGAGTGTATTTTCGCTCCTATCGTAGAAGAACTTGTATTCCGTTTCCCGGTATTAATCTTAGATCAAGGTCTTAATGCCATCGACTCGAAATATAGTAGAGTTTTAGCAAAGCCTCTTTTTTCAAAGTTATCAAGAGCAGATACAATAAGGATTGCTGCAGTTATTGCGAGCGCTATTTTTT
Protein-coding regions in this window:
- a CDS encoding CPBP family intramembrane glutamic endopeptidase, which encodes MSAVAYSSKLNVFYDSCLHDKIPKFLKSKKFLAVMVFMLMEGVEIGGVLNREVSFQTDGKFEIDTFVPEKARVCIRKVGIVTTNLALEFLGRMFFKDVAKRRLAIECIFAPIVEELVFRFPVLILDQGLNAIDSKYSRVLAKPLFSKLSRADTIRIAAVIASAIFFTYAHGSCLQPERCGRLFMGGLILNAIALHSERLKSRSGLAAAIFAHAFLNFRINFRLALLPRE